In a genomic window of Tamandua tetradactyla isolate mTamTet1 chromosome 17, mTamTet1.pri, whole genome shotgun sequence:
- the LOC143661255 gene encoding protein OSCP1, with product MSVRTLPLLFLNLGGEMLYILDQRLQAQNIPGDKARKVLNDIISTMFNRKFMEELFKPQELYSKKALRTIYDRLAHASIMRLNQASMDKLYDLMTMAFKYQVLLCPRPKDVLLVTFNHLDAIKEFIRDSPTILHQVDETFRLLTDTYGGLSAGEFQLIRQMLLSFFQDLHIRVSIFLKDRVQNSNGRFVLPVSGPVPWGTEVPGLIRMFNNKGEEVKKVKFKHGGNYVTAPKEGSFELYGDRFLELGTNMYSVNRPVETHMSGASKNLASRTEESLAPNPLAKEELDFLARLMGGMEIKKPLGPEPGFRLNLFTTDEEEEQAALTRPEELSYEVINIQATQDQERKEELARIMGEFEITDQPKQSTSKGDDLLAMMDEL from the coding sequence ATGTCAGTGCGGACGCTACCGTTGCTCTTCTTGAACTTGGGCGGGGAGATGCTTTACATCCTGGACCAGCGGCTGCAGGCCCAGAACATCCCGGGAGACAAGGCCCGCAAAGTCCTGAACGACATCATCTCAACCATGTTCAACAGAAAGTTTATGGAGGAATTGTTCAAACCTCAAGAGCTCTACTCCAAGAAGGCCCTGAGGACTATCTACGACCGCCTGGCTCATGCCTCCATTATGAGACTGAACCAGGCCAGCATGGATAAGCTCTATGATCTGATGACGATGGCTTTCAAATATCAAGTGTTACTGTGCCCCCGTCCCAAGGATGTGTTGCTGGTCACTTTCAACCATCTAGATGCCATCAAGGAATTCATCCGAGACTCCCCAACCATCCTGCATCAAGTGGATGAGACTTTTCGGCTGCTGACTGATACTTACGGGGGTCTCTCTGCTGGGGAGTTCCAGCTGATACGTCAGATGCTCCTCAGCTTCTTCCAGGACCTGCACATCCGAGTGTCCATATTTCTAAAGGACAGAGTTCAGAATTCTAATGGTCGCTTTGTGTTGCCAGTGTCCGGGCCAGTTCCCTGGGGGACTGAAGTTCCTGGACTCATCAGAATGTTCAACAACAAAGGTGAAGAAGTAAAGAAGGTAAAATTCAAGCATGGTGGAAACTATGTCACTGCACCAAAAGAAGGTTCTTTTGAACTTTATGGAGACCGATTCCTGGAGCTGGGAACCAATATGTACAGTGTGAACCGGCCTGTGGAAACACATATGTCTGGAGCATCAAAGAACTTAGCTTCACGGACAGAGGAAAGCTTGGCTCCAAACCCTCTTGCTAAAGAAGAGCTGGATTTCCTGGCCAGGCTAATGGGAGGAATGGAGATTAAGAAACCCTTAGGTCCTGAGCCAGGATTCCGGCTGAATCTCTTTACCACAGATGAAGAAGAGGAACAAGCAGCATTAACCAGGCCAGAAGAATTATCCTATGAAGTTATCAACATACAGGCTACCCAGgaccaggaaagaaaagaagagctgGCTCGTATCATGGGGGAATTTGAGATCACAGACCAGCCAAAACAGAGCACCAGCAAGGGGGATGATTTGCTTGCCATGATGGATGAGTTATAG